In Candida dubliniensis CD36 chromosome 6, complete sequence, the following are encoded in one genomic region:
- the ALS9 gene encoding agglutinin-like protein, putative (shares high fasta homology and synteny with C. abicans ALS9), which produces MLQQFVLLFIYSTIATAKTITGVFNSFDSLTWTNSGNYGFKGPETPTWNAVLGWSLNSTIADPGDTFTLIMPCVFKFITTQTSVDLTVDGVNYATCSFYSGEEFTTFSSLTCTVNNVLTPYAMASGTVTLPISFNVGGSGSSVDLEDSKCFTAGTNTVTFNDGDTKISTTVDFDASPVASSGYITSSRIIPSLNKVSSLYVVPECESGYAFGVMGFVASNGATIDCSNVHIGISKGLNDWNFPVSSESFSYTKTCTSASITVEFQNVPAGYRPFVDTYISAENVGRYTLTYANDYTCNNGYSVVDPFTLTWWGYKNSEADSDGAIIVVTTKTVTDSTTVVTTLPFNPSVDKTETIEVLQPIPTTTITTSYIGVSTSYQTETVAIGGTATVIVDIPYHITTTVTSFWTGSVTTTTTHTNPTDSIDTVIVQVPSPTTITKTEFWSESYATTTTITNPPDGTNTVIIKEPPNPTVTTTEFWSESYATTTTITNPPDGTNSVIIREPPNPTVTTTEFWSESYATTTTITNPPDGTNSVIIREPLNPTVTTTEFWSESYATTTTITNPPDGTNSVIVKEPPNPTVTTTEFWSESYATTTTITNPPDGTNSVIIREPLNPTVTTTEFWSESYATTTTITNPPDGTNSVIIREPLNPTVTTTEFWSESYATTTTITNPPDGTNSVIIREPLNPTVTTTEFWSESYATTTTITNPPDGTNSVIVKEPPNPTVTTTEFWSESYATTTTITNPPDGTNSVIVKEPPNPTVTTTEFWSESYATTTTITNPPDGTNSVIIREPPNPTVTTTEFWSESYATTTTITNPPDGTNSVIIREPPNPTVTTTEFWSESYATTTTITNPPDGTNSVIIREPLNPTVTTTEFWSESYATTTTITNPPDGTNSVIIREPPNPTVTTTEFWSESYATTTTITNPPDGTNSVIVKEPPNPTVTTTEFWSESYATTTTITNPPHGTDTIIFRKKVFSSDSSTDKVNSVTILSSTPDEKSVSNISTFSSDPDSTFFVSTSIPVSVSNESNTQYSFSTVDKTSLDSDVPSFTGMGFLSSYTTASITPSISSFESKVFSSSEAQPNLDSYSSDTFVTSISVITEASYDKSSTSVSSTFSTLHFSSYSWSSSSISPFTRPHYVNFTTSILPRFESSSAYSSTASAVTSIDTNIDTSSSTTLVAQSSSDSEAQCNDIGGCTSVTQSSDIMVTPSKSGRMVISNSAHLTITHLYSESESELTSGAIQTESTDWSLISGKSNKPEFTSTISEESSYSLSDPTTSSTGYPISFKSEKESHTSSYASRISSYETSVEVSISSSVSSEKEIGSTDKSVISSVTVFPSSGTTFKSTTGTTSISESTTTGTPSFVSLTTRLNITKTTSAETSAFDESSFKSSVVKVSSSELISKEATTEASSFVSATTDLDTTGITIETSVSGESSSESLSESITKAAVPRIRSSGFATSSSTTIESTISESSIIAVSSSFLSTTTTLNTAGTTTIETPVIKKSGSGLSTLKVTSSESVSKRETTETILTRSTATELTFTGSPSFILTTTDLDITKTTITEASATRELTSRSLVVSTSSLSKGEPTGTITSGLSASQSLTTTKASNGTTTEISSTESLTTDIQSFTSITAEQENSETQRFESKTNGEPYSETQSTESSTANSQASRTGYSKFSISESVISKDERTLMSTIEHSITTQTSTQYQDCSSTPEVPISEESGSKLSITDSKTDQSATRLSTQFDGIETSTFSNTSVALKYSKTHSDLVNSNEVIGSSTKAGFNVMTKTSISHTTYSALNPSVSFDTTVLSSTTLDDSTTTFSSIAVNTQGTLNSSIIDKHLHGFATISIGSNGGHSHSSTTSTSAITDNNSFTFNTQQTTLSQSVASSLPNTVIATTYDGSGSTIQHSAWFYRLITILFLFI; this is translated from the coding sequence TGTTTTGACGCCATATGCTATGGCTTCGGGTACCGTTACTTTACCCATCTCATTCAACGTAGGTGGATCAGGCTCATCGGTTGATTTGGAAGATTCTAAATGTTTTACTGCTGGTACCAACACAGTTACATTCAATGATGGTGATACAAAGATTTCTACTActgttgattttgatgcATCTCCAGTAGCTTCCAGTGGCTACATTACAAGCTCACGGATTATTCCAAGTCTTAATAAAGTTTCAAGTCTTTATGTGGTGCCAGAATGTGAAAGCGGTTATGCATTTGGTGTAATGGGGTTTGTAGCTAGCAACGGTGCTACTATTGATTGCTCAAATGTTCATATTGGTATATCAAAAGGTTTGAATGATTGGAATTTTCCAGTGTCATCAGAATCGTTTTCTTACACCAAAACCTGTACGTCAGCCAGTATTACAGTTGAATTCCAGAATGTTCCAGCTGGATATCGTCCGTTTGTTGATACGTATATTTCTGCAGAAAATGTGGGTAGATACACCTTGACGTATGCTAATGACTATACCTGTAACAATGGCTACTCTGTAGTTGATCCATTTACCTTAACATGGTGGGGATATAAGAATAGTGAGGCAGATTCTGATGGTGCTATAATCGTAGTTACAACCAAAACTGTTACAGACAGTACTACAGTTGTGACTACTTTACCTTTCAATCCAAGTGTCGATAAAACCGAAACAATTGAAGTTTTGCAACCCATTCCCACAACTACAATTACAACTTCATACATTGGTGTTTCAACTTCGTATCAAACAGAAACAGTAGCTATCGGTGGTACTGCAAcagttattgttgatattcCCTATCATATCACTACTACAGTCACTAGCTTTTGGACAGGGTCAGTTACGACAACTACTACTCATACTAATCCTACTGATTCTATAGATACCGTTATTGTACAAGTTCCACTGCCTACAACTATAACTAAAACTGAATTTTGGTCAGAATCGTATGCAACTACAACCACTATTACTAATCCACCAGATGGTACCAACACTGTCATTATCAAAGAACCACCCAATCCTACTGTGACTACAACCGAGTTTTGGTCAGAGTCGtatgctactactaccacgATCACGAATCCACCAGATGGCACTAATAGTGTGATTATCAGAGAACCACCCAATCCTACTGTGACTACAACCGAGTTTTGGTCAGAGTCGtatgctactactaccacgATCACGAATCCACCAGATGGCACTAATAGTGTGATTATCAGAGAACCACTCAATCCTACTGTGACTACAACCGAGTTTTGGTCAGAGTCGtatgctactactaccacgATCACGAATCCACCAGATGGTACCAACTCTGTCATTGTTAAGGAGCCACCCAATCCTACTGTGACTACAACCGAGTTTTGGTCAGAGTCGtatgctactactaccacgATCACGAATCCACCAGATGGCACTAATAGTGTGATTATCAGAGAACCACTCAATCCTACTGTGACTACAACCGAGTTTTGGTCAGAGTCGtatgctactactaccacgATCACGAATCCACCAGATGGCACTAATAGTGTGATTATCAGAGAACCACTCAATCCTACTGTGACTACAACCGAGTTTTGGTCAGAGTCGtatgctactactaccacgATCACGAATCCACCAGATGGCACTAATAGTGTGATTATCAGAGAACCACTCAATCCTACTGTGACTACAACCGAATTTTGGTCAGAGTCGtatgctactactaccacgATCACGAATCCACCAGATGGTACCAACTCTGTCATTGTTAAGGAGCCACCCAATCCTACTGTGACTACAACCGAGTTTTGGTCAGAGTCGtatgctactactaccacgATCACGAATCCACCAGATGGTACCAACTCTGTCATTGTTAAGGAGCCACCCAATCCTACTGTGACTACAACCGAGTTTTGGTCAGAGTCGTATGCTACTACAACCACTATTACTAATCCACCAGATGGCACTAATAGTGTGATTATCAGAGAACCACCCAATCCTACTGTGACTACAACCGAATTTTGGTCAGAGTCGtatgctactactaccacgATCACGAATCCACCAGATGGCACTAATAGTGTGATTATCAGAGAACCACCCAATCCTACTGTGACTACAACCGAATTTTGGTCAGAATCGTATGCAACTACAACCACTATTACTAATCCACCAGATGGCACTAATAGTGTGATTATCAGAGAACCACTCAATCCTACTGTGACTACAACCGAGTTTTGGTCAGAGTCGtatgctactactaccacgATCACGAATCCACCAGATGGCACTAATAGTGTGATTATCAGAGAACCACCCAATCCTACTGTGACTACAACCGAGTTTTGGTCAGAGTCGtatgctactactaccacgATCACGAATCCACCAGATGGTACCAACTCTGTCATTGTTAAGGAGCCACCCAATCCTACTGTGACTACAACCGAGTTTTGGTCAGAGTCGtatgctactactaccacgATCACGAATCCACCACATGGTACTGATACTATAATTTTTCGTAAAAAGGTTTTCAGTTCTGATTCATCAACAGATAAAGTGAATAGCGTGACAATCCTCTCATCAACTCCCGATGAGAAGCTGGTATCTAATATATCTACTTTTTCAAGTGATCCTGATTCTACATTTTTTGTGTCAACGTCCATTCCAGTTTCTGTTTCAAATGAAAGTAACACTCAGTATTCTTTCAGCACAGTTGACAAAACATCTTTAGATTCTGACGTGCCTTCCTTCACTGGGATGGGATTTTTGTCTAGTTACACAACAGCAAGCATTACACCAAGTATATCAAGTTTTGAATCAAAGgtattttcttcatcagaaGCACAACCTAATTTAGACTCTTATTCAAGTGATACTTTTGTTACTTCGATTTCGGTTATAACGGAAGCATCTTACGACAAAAGTTCCACTAGTGTATCATCGACATTCTCAACCTTGCATTTTTCTTCATACTCCTGGTCATCAAGTTCCATTTCACCCTTTACTCGTCCACATTATGTCAACTTCACGACCTCCATTTTACCAAGATTTGAATCATCTTCTGCTTACTCATCAACTGCTAGTGCTGTCACTTCCATTGATACTAATATTGATACATCACTGTCTACGACTTTGGTGGCACAATCAAGTTCTGACTCAGAAGCACAATGTAATGATATCGGTGGTTGTACTAGTGTTACACAGTCTTCTGATATAATGGTAACACCAAGCAAGAGTGGTAGAATGGTCATATCAAACTCTGCCCATTTAACGATCACGCACCTATACTCGGAATCGGAATCAGAATTGACATCTGGTGCTATTCAAACTGAATCAACTGATTGGTCTTTAATATCAGGAAAGTCAAATAAACCAGAATTCACTAGTACAATTTCAGAGGAAAGCTCATATTCGTTATCTGACCCGACAACTTCATCAACTGGATACCCAATTCTGTTTAAAAGTGAAAAGGAAAGCCATACCAGTTCCTATGCTTCAAGAATATCTTCTTACGAAACAAGTGTTGAAGTAAGCATCAGCTCTAGCGTTTCGTCGGAAAAGGAAATTGGCTCTACCGATAAATCTGTTATTTCGTCAGTTACTGTTTTTCCAAGCTCTGGAACAActtttaaatcaacaactgGTACGACATCAATTTCTGAATCCACAACTACTGGGACACCGTCTTTTGTGTCTTTAACTACTCGATTAAACATAACCAAAACAACCAGTGCTGAGACATCAGCTTTTGATGAACTGAGCTTTAAAAGCTCAGTCGTTAAAGTGTCATCTTCAGAATTAATAAGTAAAGAAGCAACTACAGAAGCATCATCATTTGTGTCAGCGACCACTGATTTAGATACAACTGGTATAACCATTGAAACTTCTGTTTCTGGTGAACTGAGCTCTGAATCGTTGTCAGAACTGATAACCAAAGCAGCAGTCCCTAGAATAAGGTCTTCTGGTTTCGCAACTAGCAGCTCCACAACTATTGAATCCACAATTTCtgaatcatcaataattgctgtttcatcatcatttttgtCAACAACTACCACATTAAATACAGCtggaacaacaacaatcgAAACACCAGTCATTAAGAAGCTGGGCTCTGGATTATCAACCCTTAAAGTCACGTCATCAGAATCGGTAAGCAAAAGAGAAACTACTGAAACAATTTTAACTAGATCTACAGCTACTGAATTGACTTTCACTGGATCACCTTCTTTTATATTGACAACTACCGACTTGGACATAactaaaacaacaattactGAAGCTTCAGCTACTAGGGAATTAACCTCTAGATCATTAGTCGTCAGTACCTCGTCACTAAGTAAAGGAGAACCTACTGGAACCATAACTTCTGGATTGTCAGCTTCCCAATCATTAACAACTACAAAAGCATCCAATGGCACGACTACTGAAATATCTTCTACAGAGTCATTAACCACAGACATTCAAAGTTTTACATCAATAACAGCtgaacaagaaaattcTGAAACACAACGCTTTGAGtcaaaaacaaatggaGAGCCATATTCAGAAACACAGAGTACTGAATCGTCTACAGCTAACTCACAAGCTTCTAGAACTGGGTATTCCAAGTTTCTGATCCTGGAATCGGTAATATCAAAAGATGAACGTACCTTAATGTCGACCATCGAGCATTCAATTACTACCCAAACATCCACTCAATATCAAGATTGTTCGTCAACTCCAGAAGTGCCAATTTCTGAAGAATCCGGCAGCAAACTATCAATCACTGACAGCAAGACTGATCAATCAGCAACTCGACTTAGCACTCAGTTTGATGGTATTGAAACGCTGACATTTTCAAACACATCAGTGGCCTTAAAGTATTCAAAAACACATTCAGACTTGGTTAATTCTAATGAAGTCATTGGTTCTTCAACAAAAGCAGGTTTTAATGTGATGACaaaaacttcaatttccCACACAACATATTCTGCATTGAATCCAtctgtttcttttgatACGACTGTTTTATCTTCGACCACATTAGATGATTCTACTACCACTTTTAGTTCCATAGCTGTCAATACTCAAGGCACATTAAACTCCTCAATTATCGACAAACACTTACACGGATTTGCAACTATTAGCATTGGATCAAATGGTGGACATTCCCATTCTAGCACGACTTCAACATCTGCTATTACAGATAACAACAGCTTCACATTTAATACTCAACAGACTACATTGAGTCAGCTGGTGGCTTCATCTTTACCCAACACAGTTATTGCCACTACATATGATGGCTCTGGTTCTACTATCCAACATTCTGCTTGGTTCTATAGATTGATTACAATCttattcttgtttatttaG